The following are from one region of the Coffea eugenioides isolate CCC68of chromosome 2, Ceug_1.0, whole genome shotgun sequence genome:
- the LOC113762955 gene encoding F-box protein PP2-A13-like has protein sequence MGANASSMEQSDPNGLLLSPSLKAKLSDIPESCVALVLSHLDPPEICKLARLNRAFRDASSADFIWEPKLPSTYPYILKILLQDEPFTPLGKRDIFALLSKPNSFDAGTKEVWIDKKTGGVCLSISWKAMTITGIDDRRYWKHVATDESRFQTIAYLQQIWWLEVVGDFKFQFPVGTYSLFFRLKLGKATNKRLGRRRVYASDNIHGWDIKPVQFQFTTSDGQCAVSRCVLDNLGSWVNYHVGDFIVEDSNALTRVKFSLTQIDCTHSKGGLYVDSVLICPCNLGKNVVDLCCRP, from the exons ATGGGCGCTAATGCTTCTTCCATGGAACAATCAGACCCAAATGGGCTGCTGCTTAGCCCGTCACTGAAAGCAAAATTAAGTGACATACCGGAATCTTGCGTGGCTTTAGTCTTGTCCCATCTGGATCCCCCGGAGATCTGCAAGTTAGCCCGTCTCAACCGGGCTTTCCGGGATGCTTCCTCTGCTGACTTTATCTGGGAGCCTAAACTGCCTTCCACTTATCCCTATATCCTCAAGATATTGCTTCAAGATGAACCCTTTACTCCTCTGGGCAAAAGGGATATTTTTGCGCTGCTATCCAAGCCCAATTCTTTTGATGCTGGCACAAAG GAGGTTTGGATTGATAAGAAGACTGGAGGGGTATGTTTATCAATATCTTGGAAGGCGATGACCATAACGGGAATTGATGATAGGCGATATTGGAAGCACGTTGCCACTGATGAGTCTAG ATTCCAAACTATTGCCTATCTTCAACAAATCTGGTGGCTTGAGGTAGTTGGAGATTTCAAATTCCAGTTTCCAGTAGGCACCTATAGTCTGTTTTTCAGACTCAAACTTGGAAAGGCAACTAATAAGAGACTTGGAAGAAGACGGGTGTATGCTTCTGATAACATACATGGCTGGGACATAAAACCAGTGCAGTTTCAGTTTACGACTTCGGATGGTCAGTGTGCTGTGAGTCGTTGTGTACTGGATAATTTGGGAAGCTGGGTAAACTACCATGTAGGTGACTTCATTGTTGAGGATTCCAACGCACTGACCAGGGTAAAATTTTCACTCACTCAGATTGATTGCACTCATAGTAAAGGAGGTTTATATGTAGATTCGGTTTTGATATGCCCCTGTAATTTAGGAAAGAATGTAGTAGATCTTTGTTGTAGACCGTGA
- the LOC113760326 gene encoding U-box domain-containing protein 15-like, protein MEDVIVEALLSNEREAQILAARELGKLATKLRQTFHNERNKIRIANSGAIPVLLEIIQCQKESLIDLAAAALLVLSSCSANKLAIAAYGAAQILVGSLNSQLAEERGFQNLSVQAKLDIISIFHNLSTHPQIIPSIVLGWGRRRWWKWRRRWLGK, encoded by the exons ATGGAAGATGTGATAGTGGAAGCCCTTCTATCTAATGAACGGGAAGCTCAGATTTTAGCTGCCAGAGAACTTGGTAAACTTGCAACCAAACTAAGACAGA CTTTTCACAATGAAAG AAACAAGATCCGAATTGCAAATTCTGGTGCCATACCAGTATTGTTGGAGATCATTCAATGCCAAAAAGAGTCATTGATTGACCTTGCAGCAGCAGCCCTCTTGGTTCTTTCTTCTTGCTCCGCTAACAAGTTAGCAATCGCAGCATATGGGGCTGCCCAAATCCTGGTTGGATCTCTGAATTCCCAATTGGCAGAAGAACGCGGTTTCCAGAATCTAAGCGTGCAGGCTAAGCTCGATATCATATCCATATTTCACAATCTCTCCACCCATCCTCAGATAATCCCATCTATTGTTTTGGGGTGGGGGAGGAGGCGGTGGTGGAAATGGAGGAGGCGGTGGTTAGGGAAGTGA